In Nycticebus coucang isolate mNycCou1 chromosome 9, mNycCou1.pri, whole genome shotgun sequence, the following are encoded in one genomic region:
- the ABCF1 gene encoding ATP-binding cassette sub-family F member 1 isoform X4, with amino-acid sequence MPPEAEIAPGAATVSVTATAMPKGPKQQPPEPEWIGDGESTSPGDKVVKKGKKDKKTKKTFFEELAVEDKQAEEEEKVLKEKEQQQQQQQQQQKKKRDARKGRRKKDVDDDGEEKELMERLKKLSVPASDEEDEVPAPIPRGGKKTKGGNVFAALIQDQSEEEEEEEKHPPKPAKPEKNRINKAVSEEQQPGLKGKKGKEEKSKGKAKPQNKFAALDNEEDEEEEMKKEKESPKQGKEKAKKTELGSEEEREGEEEEEEEGDSKADDPYAHLSKKEKKKLKKQMEYERQVASLKAANAAENDFSVSQAEVSSRQAMLENASDIKLEKFSISAHGKELFVNADLYIVAGRRYGLVGPNGKGKTTLLKHIANRALSIPPNIDVLLCEQEVVADETPAVQAVLRADTKRLKLLEEERRLQGQLERGDDTAAERLEKVYEELRATGAAAAEAKARRILAGLGFDPEMQNRPTQKFSGGWRMRVSLARALFMEPTLLMLDEPTNHLDLNAVIWLNNYLQGWRKTLLIVSHDQGFLDDVCTDIIHLDAQRLHYYRGNYMTFKKMYQQKQKELLKQYEKQEKKLKELKAGGKSTKQAEKQTKEALTRKQQKCRRKNQDEESQEAPELLKRPKEYTVRFTFPNPPPLSPPVLGLHGVTFGYEGQKSLFKNLDFGIDMDSRICIVGPNGVGKSTLLLLLTGKLTPTRGEMRKNHRLKIGFFNQQYAEQLHMEETPTEYLQRVFNLPYQDARKCLGRFGLESHAHTIQICKLSGGQKARVVFAELACREPDVLILDEPTNNLDIESIDALGEAINEYKGAVIVVSHDARLITETNCQLWVVEEQSVSQIDGDFDDYKREVLEALGEVMVNRSRE; translated from the exons ATGCCTCCGGAAGCGGAAATAGCACCGGGCGCTGCCACAGTATCCGTAACTGCCACAGCGATGCCGAAGGGTCCCAAGCAGCAGCCGCCGGAGCCCGAGTGGATCGGGGACGGAGAGAGCACGAGCCCAGGAG ACAAAGtggtgaagaaaggaaagaaggacaaGAAGACCAAAAAGACG TTCTTTGAAGAGCTGGCAGTAGAAGATAAAcaggctgaggaagaagagaaagtgcTCAAGGAGAaggaacagcagcagcagcagcagcagcaacag CAAAAAAAGAAGCGAGATGCCCGAAAAGGCCGGCGGAAGAAGGATGTGGATGATGATGGAGAGGAGAAAGAGCTCATGGAGCGTCTTAAAAAACTGTCAGTGCCAGCCAGTGATGAGGAGGATGAGG TACCTGCCCCAATACCCCGAGGGGGTAAGAAGACCAAG GGTGGTAATGTTTTTGCAGCCCTGATTCAGGATCagagtgaggaagaagaggaagaagaaaaacatcctCCTAAGCCTGCCAAGCCAGAGAAGAATCGGATCAATAAG GCTGTATCTGAGGAACAACAGCCTGGGCTCAAAggcaaaaagggaaaggaagagaaatcaaaAGGGAAGGCTAAG CCTCAAAATAAATTTGCTGCTCTGGACAatgaagaggatgaagaagaagaaatgaaaaaagaaaaagagtctcCCAAACAAGGGAAGGAGAAAGCCAAGAAGACAGAGCTG GgttcagaagaagaaagagaaggggaagaagaagaggaggaggaaggagattcTAAGGCAGATGATCCCTATGCTCACCTTagcaaaaaggagaagaaaaagctgaagaaacAG aTGGAGTATGAGCGCCAGGTGGCTTCATTAAAAGCAGCCAATGCTGCTGAAAATGACTTCTCCGTGTCCCAGGCAGAGGTTTCCTCTCGCCAAGCCATGTTAGAAAATGCATCTGACATCAAG CTGGAAAAGTTTAGCATCTCGGCCCATGGCAAGGAGCTGTTCGTCAATGCAGACCTGTATATTGTTGCTGGCCGCCGTTACGGGCTAGTAGGACCTAATgg CAAGGGCAAGACCACACTCCTCAAGCACATTGCCAACCGAGCCCTGAGCATCCCTCCCAACATTGATGTGTTGCTGTGTGAGCAGG AGGTGGTAGCAGATGAGACACCAGCGGTACAGGCTGTTCTTCGAGCTGATACCAAGCGATTGAAGCTGCTGGAAGAGGAGCGACGGCTGCAGGGGCAGCTGGAACGGGGTGATGACACAGCTGCCGAGAGGCTAGAGAAG gtgTATGAGGAATTACGGGCTACTGGTGCAGCAGCTGCAGAGGCCAAAGCACGACGGATCCTGGCTGGCCTGGGCTTCGACCCTGAGATGCAGAATCGGCCTACACAGAAGTTCTCAGGGGGCTGGCGCATGCGTGTCTCCCTGGCCAG GGCACTATTCATGGAGCCCACCCTGCTCATGTTGGATGAGCCCACTAACCACTTGGACCTCAACGCTGTCATCTGGCTCAATAA CTATCTCCAGGGCTGGCGGAAGACCTTGCTTATTGTCTCCCACGACCAGGGCTTCCTGGATGATGTCTGTACTGATATCATCCATCTCGATGCTCAGCGGCTTCATTACTACAGGGGCAATTATA TGACCTTCAAGAAGATGTACCAGCAGAAGCAGAAAGAACTGCTGAAGCAGTATGAGAAGCAGGAGAAAAAGCTAAAGGAGCTGAAGGCAGGGGGCAAGTCCACCAAGCAGGCA GAGAAGCAAACAAAGGAAGCTCTGACTCGAAAGCAGCAAAAGTGCCGACGGAAAAACCAGGATGAGGAATCCCAGGAGGCGCCTGAGCTCCTGAAGCGCCCCAAGGAGTACACTGTTCGCTTTACTTTCCCCAATCCCCCACCACTCAGCCCTCCTGTGCTGGGTCTGCATG GTGTGACATTTGGCTATGAGGGCCAGAAATCGCTCTTTAAGAACCTGGACTTTGGCATCGACATGGACTCAAGGA TTTGCATTGTGGGCCCTAATGGCGTGGGGAAGAGCACTCTCCTCCTGTTGCTAACTGGCAAGCTGACACCG ACTCgtggagaaatgagaaagaacCATCGGCTG AAAATTGGCTTCTTCAACCAGCAATATGCAGAGCAGCTACATATGGAGGAAACGCCCACTGAGTACCTGCAGCGGGTCTTCAACCTGCCCTACCAGGATGCCCGAAAGTGCCTGGGCCGCTTTGGCCTTGAAAGTCATGCCCACACCATCCAGATCTGCAAGCTCTCTG GTGGTCAGAAAGCCCGAGTTGTGTTTGCAGAGCTAGCCTGTCGGGAACCTGATGTCCTTATCTTG GATGAGCCAACCAATAACCTGGACATAGAGTCTATTGATGCTCTGGGGGAAGCCATCAACGAATACAAGGGTG CTGTGATCGTCGTCAGCCATGATGCCCGACTCATCACAGAAACCAACTGCCAGCTGTGGGTGGTGGAAGAGCAGAGTGTTAGCCAAATTGATGGTGATTTTGACGACTACAAGCGGGAGGTTTTGGAGGCCCTGGGTGAAGTCATGGTCAACCGATCCCGGGAGTGA
- the ABCF1 gene encoding ATP-binding cassette sub-family F member 1 isoform X3, whose amino-acid sequence MPPEAEIAPGAATVSVTATAMPKGPKQQPPEPEWIGDGESTSPGDKVVKKGKKDKKTKKTFFEELAVEDKQAEEEEKVLKEKEQQQQQQQQQQQKKKRDARKGRRKKDVDDDGEEKELMERLKKLSVPASDEEDEVPAPIPRGGKKTKGGNVFAALIQDQSEEEEEEEKHPPKPAKPEKNRINKAVSEEQQPGLKGKKGKEEKSKGKAKPQNKFAALDNEEDEEEEMKKEKESPKQGKEKAKKTELGSEEEREGEEEEEEEGDSKADDPYAHLSKKEKKKLKKQMEYERQVASLKAANAAENDFSVSQAEVSSRQAMLENASDIKLEKFSISAHGKELFVNADLYIVAGRRYGLVGPNGKGKTTLLKHIANRALSIPPNIDVLLCEQEVVADETPAVQAVLRADTKRLKLLEEERRLQGQLERGDDTAAERLEKVYEELRATGAAAAEAKARRILAGLGFDPEMQNRPTQKFSGGWRMRVSLARALFMEPTLLMLDEPTNHLDLNAVIWLNNYLQGWRKTLLIVSHDQGFLDDVCTDIIHLDAQRLHYYRGNYMTFKKMYQQKQKELLKQYEKQEKKLKELKAGGKSTKQAEKQTKEALTRKQQKCRRKNQDEESQEAPELLKRPKEYTVRFTFPNPPPLSPPVLGLHGVTFGYEGQKSLFKNLDFGIDMDSRICIVGPNGVGKSTLLLLLTGKLTPTRGEMRKNHRLKIGFFNQQYAEQLHMEETPTEYLQRVFNLPYQDARKCLGRFGLESHAHTIQICKLSGGQKARVVFAELACREPDVLILDEPTNNLDIESIDALGEAINEYKGAVIVVSHDARLITETNCQLWVVEEQSVSQIDGDFDDYKREVLEALGEVMVNRSRE is encoded by the exons ATGCCTCCGGAAGCGGAAATAGCACCGGGCGCTGCCACAGTATCCGTAACTGCCACAGCGATGCCGAAGGGTCCCAAGCAGCAGCCGCCGGAGCCCGAGTGGATCGGGGACGGAGAGAGCACGAGCCCAGGAG ACAAAGtggtgaagaaaggaaagaaggacaaGAAGACCAAAAAGACG TTCTTTGAAGAGCTGGCAGTAGAAGATAAAcaggctgaggaagaagagaaagtgcTCAAGGAGAaggaacagcagcagcagcagcagcagcaacag CAGCAAAAAAAGAAGCGAGATGCCCGAAAAGGCCGGCGGAAGAAGGATGTGGATGATGATGGAGAGGAGAAAGAGCTCATGGAGCGTCTTAAAAAACTGTCAGTGCCAGCCAGTGATGAGGAGGATGAGG TACCTGCCCCAATACCCCGAGGGGGTAAGAAGACCAAG GGTGGTAATGTTTTTGCAGCCCTGATTCAGGATCagagtgaggaagaagaggaagaagaaaaacatcctCCTAAGCCTGCCAAGCCAGAGAAGAATCGGATCAATAAG GCTGTATCTGAGGAACAACAGCCTGGGCTCAAAggcaaaaagggaaaggaagagaaatcaaaAGGGAAGGCTAAG CCTCAAAATAAATTTGCTGCTCTGGACAatgaagaggatgaagaagaagaaatgaaaaaagaaaaagagtctcCCAAACAAGGGAAGGAGAAAGCCAAGAAGACAGAGCTG GgttcagaagaagaaagagaaggggaagaagaagaggaggaggaaggagattcTAAGGCAGATGATCCCTATGCTCACCTTagcaaaaaggagaagaaaaagctgaagaaacAG aTGGAGTATGAGCGCCAGGTGGCTTCATTAAAAGCAGCCAATGCTGCTGAAAATGACTTCTCCGTGTCCCAGGCAGAGGTTTCCTCTCGCCAAGCCATGTTAGAAAATGCATCTGACATCAAG CTGGAAAAGTTTAGCATCTCGGCCCATGGCAAGGAGCTGTTCGTCAATGCAGACCTGTATATTGTTGCTGGCCGCCGTTACGGGCTAGTAGGACCTAATgg CAAGGGCAAGACCACACTCCTCAAGCACATTGCCAACCGAGCCCTGAGCATCCCTCCCAACATTGATGTGTTGCTGTGTGAGCAGG AGGTGGTAGCAGATGAGACACCAGCGGTACAGGCTGTTCTTCGAGCTGATACCAAGCGATTGAAGCTGCTGGAAGAGGAGCGACGGCTGCAGGGGCAGCTGGAACGGGGTGATGACACAGCTGCCGAGAGGCTAGAGAAG gtgTATGAGGAATTACGGGCTACTGGTGCAGCAGCTGCAGAGGCCAAAGCACGACGGATCCTGGCTGGCCTGGGCTTCGACCCTGAGATGCAGAATCGGCCTACACAGAAGTTCTCAGGGGGCTGGCGCATGCGTGTCTCCCTGGCCAG GGCACTATTCATGGAGCCCACCCTGCTCATGTTGGATGAGCCCACTAACCACTTGGACCTCAACGCTGTCATCTGGCTCAATAA CTATCTCCAGGGCTGGCGGAAGACCTTGCTTATTGTCTCCCACGACCAGGGCTTCCTGGATGATGTCTGTACTGATATCATCCATCTCGATGCTCAGCGGCTTCATTACTACAGGGGCAATTATA TGACCTTCAAGAAGATGTACCAGCAGAAGCAGAAAGAACTGCTGAAGCAGTATGAGAAGCAGGAGAAAAAGCTAAAGGAGCTGAAGGCAGGGGGCAAGTCCACCAAGCAGGCA GAGAAGCAAACAAAGGAAGCTCTGACTCGAAAGCAGCAAAAGTGCCGACGGAAAAACCAGGATGAGGAATCCCAGGAGGCGCCTGAGCTCCTGAAGCGCCCCAAGGAGTACACTGTTCGCTTTACTTTCCCCAATCCCCCACCACTCAGCCCTCCTGTGCTGGGTCTGCATG GTGTGACATTTGGCTATGAGGGCCAGAAATCGCTCTTTAAGAACCTGGACTTTGGCATCGACATGGACTCAAGGA TTTGCATTGTGGGCCCTAATGGCGTGGGGAAGAGCACTCTCCTCCTGTTGCTAACTGGCAAGCTGACACCG ACTCgtggagaaatgagaaagaacCATCGGCTG AAAATTGGCTTCTTCAACCAGCAATATGCAGAGCAGCTACATATGGAGGAAACGCCCACTGAGTACCTGCAGCGGGTCTTCAACCTGCCCTACCAGGATGCCCGAAAGTGCCTGGGCCGCTTTGGCCTTGAAAGTCATGCCCACACCATCCAGATCTGCAAGCTCTCTG GTGGTCAGAAAGCCCGAGTTGTGTTTGCAGAGCTAGCCTGTCGGGAACCTGATGTCCTTATCTTG GATGAGCCAACCAATAACCTGGACATAGAGTCTATTGATGCTCTGGGGGAAGCCATCAACGAATACAAGGGTG CTGTGATCGTCGTCAGCCATGATGCCCGACTCATCACAGAAACCAACTGCCAGCTGTGGGTGGTGGAAGAGCAGAGTGTTAGCCAAATTGATGGTGATTTTGACGACTACAAGCGGGAGGTTTTGGAGGCCCTGGGTGAAGTCATGGTCAACCGATCCCGGGAGTGA
- the ABCF1 gene encoding ATP-binding cassette sub-family F member 1 isoform X2: MPPEAEIAPGAATVSVTATAMPKGPKQQPPEPEWIGDGESTSPGDKVVKKGKKDKKTKKTFFEELAVEDKQAEEEEKVLKEKEQQQQQQQQQVQQKKKRDARKGRRKKDVDDDGEEKELMERLKKLSVPASDEEDEVPAPIPRGGKKTKGGNVFAALIQDQSEEEEEEEKHPPKPAKPEKNRINKAVSEEQQPGLKGKKGKEEKSKGKAKPQNKFAALDNEEDEEEEMKKEKESPKQGKEKAKKTELGSEEEREGEEEEEEEGDSKADDPYAHLSKKEKKKLKKQMEYERQVASLKAANAAENDFSVSQAEVSSRQAMLENASDIKLEKFSISAHGKELFVNADLYIVAGRRYGLVGPNGKGKTTLLKHIANRALSIPPNIDVLLCEQEVVADETPAVQAVLRADTKRLKLLEEERRLQGQLERGDDTAAERLEKVYEELRATGAAAAEAKARRILAGLGFDPEMQNRPTQKFSGGWRMRVSLARALFMEPTLLMLDEPTNHLDLNAVIWLNNYLQGWRKTLLIVSHDQGFLDDVCTDIIHLDAQRLHYYRGNYMTFKKMYQQKQKELLKQYEKQEKKLKELKAGGKSTKQAEKQTKEALTRKQQKCRRKNQDEESQEAPELLKRPKEYTVRFTFPNPPPLSPPVLGLHGVTFGYEGQKSLFKNLDFGIDMDSRICIVGPNGVGKSTLLLLLTGKLTPTRGEMRKNHRLKIGFFNQQYAEQLHMEETPTEYLQRVFNLPYQDARKCLGRFGLESHAHTIQICKLSGGQKARVVFAELACREPDVLILDEPTNNLDIESIDALGEAINEYKGAVIVVSHDARLITETNCQLWVVEEQSVSQIDGDFDDYKREVLEALGEVMVNRSRE, from the exons ATGCCTCCGGAAGCGGAAATAGCACCGGGCGCTGCCACAGTATCCGTAACTGCCACAGCGATGCCGAAGGGTCCCAAGCAGCAGCCGCCGGAGCCCGAGTGGATCGGGGACGGAGAGAGCACGAGCCCAGGAG ACAAAGtggtgaagaaaggaaagaaggacaaGAAGACCAAAAAGACG TTCTTTGAAGAGCTGGCAGTAGAAGATAAAcaggctgaggaagaagagaaagtgcTCAAGGAGAaggaacagcagcagcagcagcagcagcaacaggtACAA CAAAAAAAGAAGCGAGATGCCCGAAAAGGCCGGCGGAAGAAGGATGTGGATGATGATGGAGAGGAGAAAGAGCTCATGGAGCGTCTTAAAAAACTGTCAGTGCCAGCCAGTGATGAGGAGGATGAGG TACCTGCCCCAATACCCCGAGGGGGTAAGAAGACCAAG GGTGGTAATGTTTTTGCAGCCCTGATTCAGGATCagagtgaggaagaagaggaagaagaaaaacatcctCCTAAGCCTGCCAAGCCAGAGAAGAATCGGATCAATAAG GCTGTATCTGAGGAACAACAGCCTGGGCTCAAAggcaaaaagggaaaggaagagaaatcaaaAGGGAAGGCTAAG CCTCAAAATAAATTTGCTGCTCTGGACAatgaagaggatgaagaagaagaaatgaaaaaagaaaaagagtctcCCAAACAAGGGAAGGAGAAAGCCAAGAAGACAGAGCTG GgttcagaagaagaaagagaaggggaagaagaagaggaggaggaaggagattcTAAGGCAGATGATCCCTATGCTCACCTTagcaaaaaggagaagaaaaagctgaagaaacAG aTGGAGTATGAGCGCCAGGTGGCTTCATTAAAAGCAGCCAATGCTGCTGAAAATGACTTCTCCGTGTCCCAGGCAGAGGTTTCCTCTCGCCAAGCCATGTTAGAAAATGCATCTGACATCAAG CTGGAAAAGTTTAGCATCTCGGCCCATGGCAAGGAGCTGTTCGTCAATGCAGACCTGTATATTGTTGCTGGCCGCCGTTACGGGCTAGTAGGACCTAATgg CAAGGGCAAGACCACACTCCTCAAGCACATTGCCAACCGAGCCCTGAGCATCCCTCCCAACATTGATGTGTTGCTGTGTGAGCAGG AGGTGGTAGCAGATGAGACACCAGCGGTACAGGCTGTTCTTCGAGCTGATACCAAGCGATTGAAGCTGCTGGAAGAGGAGCGACGGCTGCAGGGGCAGCTGGAACGGGGTGATGACACAGCTGCCGAGAGGCTAGAGAAG gtgTATGAGGAATTACGGGCTACTGGTGCAGCAGCTGCAGAGGCCAAAGCACGACGGATCCTGGCTGGCCTGGGCTTCGACCCTGAGATGCAGAATCGGCCTACACAGAAGTTCTCAGGGGGCTGGCGCATGCGTGTCTCCCTGGCCAG GGCACTATTCATGGAGCCCACCCTGCTCATGTTGGATGAGCCCACTAACCACTTGGACCTCAACGCTGTCATCTGGCTCAATAA CTATCTCCAGGGCTGGCGGAAGACCTTGCTTATTGTCTCCCACGACCAGGGCTTCCTGGATGATGTCTGTACTGATATCATCCATCTCGATGCTCAGCGGCTTCATTACTACAGGGGCAATTATA TGACCTTCAAGAAGATGTACCAGCAGAAGCAGAAAGAACTGCTGAAGCAGTATGAGAAGCAGGAGAAAAAGCTAAAGGAGCTGAAGGCAGGGGGCAAGTCCACCAAGCAGGCA GAGAAGCAAACAAAGGAAGCTCTGACTCGAAAGCAGCAAAAGTGCCGACGGAAAAACCAGGATGAGGAATCCCAGGAGGCGCCTGAGCTCCTGAAGCGCCCCAAGGAGTACACTGTTCGCTTTACTTTCCCCAATCCCCCACCACTCAGCCCTCCTGTGCTGGGTCTGCATG GTGTGACATTTGGCTATGAGGGCCAGAAATCGCTCTTTAAGAACCTGGACTTTGGCATCGACATGGACTCAAGGA TTTGCATTGTGGGCCCTAATGGCGTGGGGAAGAGCACTCTCCTCCTGTTGCTAACTGGCAAGCTGACACCG ACTCgtggagaaatgagaaagaacCATCGGCTG AAAATTGGCTTCTTCAACCAGCAATATGCAGAGCAGCTACATATGGAGGAAACGCCCACTGAGTACCTGCAGCGGGTCTTCAACCTGCCCTACCAGGATGCCCGAAAGTGCCTGGGCCGCTTTGGCCTTGAAAGTCATGCCCACACCATCCAGATCTGCAAGCTCTCTG GTGGTCAGAAAGCCCGAGTTGTGTTTGCAGAGCTAGCCTGTCGGGAACCTGATGTCCTTATCTTG GATGAGCCAACCAATAACCTGGACATAGAGTCTATTGATGCTCTGGGGGAAGCCATCAACGAATACAAGGGTG CTGTGATCGTCGTCAGCCATGATGCCCGACTCATCACAGAAACCAACTGCCAGCTGTGGGTGGTGGAAGAGCAGAGTGTTAGCCAAATTGATGGTGATTTTGACGACTACAAGCGGGAGGTTTTGGAGGCCCTGGGTGAAGTCATGGTCAACCGATCCCGGGAGTGA
- the ABCF1 gene encoding ATP-binding cassette sub-family F member 1 isoform X1, with protein sequence MPPEAEIAPGAATVSVTATAMPKGPKQQPPEPEWIGDGESTSPGDKVVKKGKKDKKTKKTFFEELAVEDKQAEEEEKVLKEKEQQQQQQQQQVQQQKKKRDARKGRRKKDVDDDGEEKELMERLKKLSVPASDEEDEVPAPIPRGGKKTKGGNVFAALIQDQSEEEEEEEKHPPKPAKPEKNRINKAVSEEQQPGLKGKKGKEEKSKGKAKPQNKFAALDNEEDEEEEMKKEKESPKQGKEKAKKTELGSEEEREGEEEEEEEGDSKADDPYAHLSKKEKKKLKKQMEYERQVASLKAANAAENDFSVSQAEVSSRQAMLENASDIKLEKFSISAHGKELFVNADLYIVAGRRYGLVGPNGKGKTTLLKHIANRALSIPPNIDVLLCEQEVVADETPAVQAVLRADTKRLKLLEEERRLQGQLERGDDTAAERLEKVYEELRATGAAAAEAKARRILAGLGFDPEMQNRPTQKFSGGWRMRVSLARALFMEPTLLMLDEPTNHLDLNAVIWLNNYLQGWRKTLLIVSHDQGFLDDVCTDIIHLDAQRLHYYRGNYMTFKKMYQQKQKELLKQYEKQEKKLKELKAGGKSTKQAEKQTKEALTRKQQKCRRKNQDEESQEAPELLKRPKEYTVRFTFPNPPPLSPPVLGLHGVTFGYEGQKSLFKNLDFGIDMDSRICIVGPNGVGKSTLLLLLTGKLTPTRGEMRKNHRLKIGFFNQQYAEQLHMEETPTEYLQRVFNLPYQDARKCLGRFGLESHAHTIQICKLSGGQKARVVFAELACREPDVLILDEPTNNLDIESIDALGEAINEYKGAVIVVSHDARLITETNCQLWVVEEQSVSQIDGDFDDYKREVLEALGEVMVNRSRE encoded by the exons ATGCCTCCGGAAGCGGAAATAGCACCGGGCGCTGCCACAGTATCCGTAACTGCCACAGCGATGCCGAAGGGTCCCAAGCAGCAGCCGCCGGAGCCCGAGTGGATCGGGGACGGAGAGAGCACGAGCCCAGGAG ACAAAGtggtgaagaaaggaaagaaggacaaGAAGACCAAAAAGACG TTCTTTGAAGAGCTGGCAGTAGAAGATAAAcaggctgaggaagaagagaaagtgcTCAAGGAGAaggaacagcagcagcagcagcagcagcaacaggtACAA CAGCAAAAAAAGAAGCGAGATGCCCGAAAAGGCCGGCGGAAGAAGGATGTGGATGATGATGGAGAGGAGAAAGAGCTCATGGAGCGTCTTAAAAAACTGTCAGTGCCAGCCAGTGATGAGGAGGATGAGG TACCTGCCCCAATACCCCGAGGGGGTAAGAAGACCAAG GGTGGTAATGTTTTTGCAGCCCTGATTCAGGATCagagtgaggaagaagaggaagaagaaaaacatcctCCTAAGCCTGCCAAGCCAGAGAAGAATCGGATCAATAAG GCTGTATCTGAGGAACAACAGCCTGGGCTCAAAggcaaaaagggaaaggaagagaaatcaaaAGGGAAGGCTAAG CCTCAAAATAAATTTGCTGCTCTGGACAatgaagaggatgaagaagaagaaatgaaaaaagaaaaagagtctcCCAAACAAGGGAAGGAGAAAGCCAAGAAGACAGAGCTG GgttcagaagaagaaagagaaggggaagaagaagaggaggaggaaggagattcTAAGGCAGATGATCCCTATGCTCACCTTagcaaaaaggagaagaaaaagctgaagaaacAG aTGGAGTATGAGCGCCAGGTGGCTTCATTAAAAGCAGCCAATGCTGCTGAAAATGACTTCTCCGTGTCCCAGGCAGAGGTTTCCTCTCGCCAAGCCATGTTAGAAAATGCATCTGACATCAAG CTGGAAAAGTTTAGCATCTCGGCCCATGGCAAGGAGCTGTTCGTCAATGCAGACCTGTATATTGTTGCTGGCCGCCGTTACGGGCTAGTAGGACCTAATgg CAAGGGCAAGACCACACTCCTCAAGCACATTGCCAACCGAGCCCTGAGCATCCCTCCCAACATTGATGTGTTGCTGTGTGAGCAGG AGGTGGTAGCAGATGAGACACCAGCGGTACAGGCTGTTCTTCGAGCTGATACCAAGCGATTGAAGCTGCTGGAAGAGGAGCGACGGCTGCAGGGGCAGCTGGAACGGGGTGATGACACAGCTGCCGAGAGGCTAGAGAAG gtgTATGAGGAATTACGGGCTACTGGTGCAGCAGCTGCAGAGGCCAAAGCACGACGGATCCTGGCTGGCCTGGGCTTCGACCCTGAGATGCAGAATCGGCCTACACAGAAGTTCTCAGGGGGCTGGCGCATGCGTGTCTCCCTGGCCAG GGCACTATTCATGGAGCCCACCCTGCTCATGTTGGATGAGCCCACTAACCACTTGGACCTCAACGCTGTCATCTGGCTCAATAA CTATCTCCAGGGCTGGCGGAAGACCTTGCTTATTGTCTCCCACGACCAGGGCTTCCTGGATGATGTCTGTACTGATATCATCCATCTCGATGCTCAGCGGCTTCATTACTACAGGGGCAATTATA TGACCTTCAAGAAGATGTACCAGCAGAAGCAGAAAGAACTGCTGAAGCAGTATGAGAAGCAGGAGAAAAAGCTAAAGGAGCTGAAGGCAGGGGGCAAGTCCACCAAGCAGGCA GAGAAGCAAACAAAGGAAGCTCTGACTCGAAAGCAGCAAAAGTGCCGACGGAAAAACCAGGATGAGGAATCCCAGGAGGCGCCTGAGCTCCTGAAGCGCCCCAAGGAGTACACTGTTCGCTTTACTTTCCCCAATCCCCCACCACTCAGCCCTCCTGTGCTGGGTCTGCATG GTGTGACATTTGGCTATGAGGGCCAGAAATCGCTCTTTAAGAACCTGGACTTTGGCATCGACATGGACTCAAGGA TTTGCATTGTGGGCCCTAATGGCGTGGGGAAGAGCACTCTCCTCCTGTTGCTAACTGGCAAGCTGACACCG ACTCgtggagaaatgagaaagaacCATCGGCTG AAAATTGGCTTCTTCAACCAGCAATATGCAGAGCAGCTACATATGGAGGAAACGCCCACTGAGTACCTGCAGCGGGTCTTCAACCTGCCCTACCAGGATGCCCGAAAGTGCCTGGGCCGCTTTGGCCTTGAAAGTCATGCCCACACCATCCAGATCTGCAAGCTCTCTG GTGGTCAGAAAGCCCGAGTTGTGTTTGCAGAGCTAGCCTGTCGGGAACCTGATGTCCTTATCTTG GATGAGCCAACCAATAACCTGGACATAGAGTCTATTGATGCTCTGGGGGAAGCCATCAACGAATACAAGGGTG CTGTGATCGTCGTCAGCCATGATGCCCGACTCATCACAGAAACCAACTGCCAGCTGTGGGTGGTGGAAGAGCAGAGTGTTAGCCAAATTGATGGTGATTTTGACGACTACAAGCGGGAGGTTTTGGAGGCCCTGGGTGAAGTCATGGTCAACCGATCCCGGGAGTGA